Genomic DNA from Geitlerinema sp. PCC 9228:
TGGTTTTTCCCTGACACTGACAGCCAGAACTTTGCTGTTTTCCAGCTACCAAAAAAAACCTTTGCGTCCTTTGCATTCAGCTTCGTGGTGATATGAAAATCTCCTGTATGCCGAGCATACCACATGAATTCTGACTCATTGTCAAATTGGGGATAATCCCCTGTAGTTCCTCAAACCTACTGAGAACGGCGAAAGCTGGGAATTTGAGGAAGACCGACTTCTATGCAAACGGTTTCATACTACAAAAACCTTAAAAAGGCAACCGTATTTTTCCGGGAATATAAAGAGTTTTTCAAAAATATCGATCCAATATCTTGCGTTAAATCACTTAATATGTAAATTTTTATAAAAAATCTTTTTATCTCCGTAAAAACCATTGTTAGAAACAGAGAAACTGTTAGAGGCGATTCCATGCCTCTCATTGCTTTACATTTCTAGCGGAGAAGAAAAATATGGTTCTAGACGTTATAATTAGCGGCGCTTCAGGATACGATGAAGCCTTAGCTACCAACGGAAACGACTCGATTATTTTCGATCCATCGAGCAATACGCAACACTCTCAGTTGCAAAGCTCTCCCTTAGCAGATGCGATCCTGCTTTTGGGAGGAGACGACGAAGTTTTGGATGGCAACGAAGGTCGCCTCTACTATGGTAATATGGGAAGCGATCGCATGAGCGGTCGAGGGGGTTCGGATACCCTCGTTGGCGGACAGGACTTTGATTTCCTCCACGGCAACGAAGGCAACGACTTCCTGTTCGGAAACACAGGTCAGGATCTTCTGAGAGGGTATACAGGAAACGATTTGATACGCGGCGGTCAAGACGACGATTCCCTCCGTGGCGGCGATGGCGACGATACCCTCTACGGCGATTTGGGATTTGATACGCTCACTGGCAACGCCGGATCGGATGTTCTCATCGGTGGCAGCAACTACGATGTTTTCACTCTATCAGACGAATCAGGATCTGACATCATCGCCGATTTTGAAGATGGCATAGACCAAATTGAATTGCCAGAAAATATATCCATCAGCGATGTAGAAATTGTTCCCCTCGAAAACGGAAGTACTGGCATTTTCCTGGCGAGTAGCGGAGAACTCCTCGCCGCCATCAACGGGGTAGCAAGTTCCGCCATCTCAGGGGATGATTTCATTGGAGAAGTCTCTACCACACCAACTTCCCCTGGAATTGCGAATCCCACCCAAGTGGTTGATGTTTCTATCGGTGACGGTTCGATGGGATTTATTTCTGATTCCTATGATTTTGAAGGTTCTGTCGGTGTTTCTAACCCAGCGGATTACTATCGTTTGAATATTGCCTCCACCGATTCATTATTGGCTGCTGATGGCGCTCAAGTGAATATCGAACTTGATGACGGTCAAATTCCTAATGGTCTGAATCTTCCCGAAAAAGATTTGGATTATGCTGTGTTTGCCGATTTCAATGGGGATGGTAATTTCACCAATGACGAAATCGTCGATAGTTCCCGGGATATTGACGATCGAGGGTCCGATATTGACATTGGTGGTTTAAAATTTGCTCCTGGAAGCTATCTGCTGCAAATTTTCCCCGACTCAAGATTCTTTGAAAACAGCGACGGTGATATATCCTACGATCTGAGCTTAAATTCAGCATCGTTGCTCACACCGCCCAACGGACTTGTTGAGATTGTAGCATAGCCAGCGAAATCTCGTAACGCAATAACTCCCGATGGTTTTGCGAACTGGTGAAGGAACCAAATCCTTTGCTTTCGATCCTGGTTGTTGCTTAGCAGCCAGGATTTTCTTGTTGCATCTAAAGCAATCCATGCCAAAGAGGAGGAAGTAGGGTAATGTCCACCCAACTAAGGCGTCTAGTCTAAAATAGTGAGCAAACTATGGCTAAATTAACTTCAAAATTAGAAACTTTAGCGATGGTGCTAAAGGCCCCGGTCCTTCGGACCATCGCTTTACCCACCCTACTACGATTTTCCATGTGATTGTAAATATTTGTAGAAAAAAACCATCCGAAACCTACCAAAGTAAAACTCATATTCTCTATTTATTTCATCAATCACACTTATCCGTATTTTTACGTAAAAGCAAACCTAGATAAAAATTTTCCTGCCATCCTTCCGTAAGATCGCTTAAATATAAACTTTTGTTAAATTTCCTGCCAATTCCCGTAAAAAAAACCTCCCCAACCAAGAGAGACCAATAGAGGCGATTGGATTTTTCTTATTGCCTGTACTCAGTTAACCGTTTTCTTACAATATACAAGTCCAAAGGAGATTGAAAATATGGTTCTAGACATCACAACCGGTGGTCCAGAAGGGTTTGATACTGCCTTGGCAACAGATGCTAGCAATACCATTACCTTTAACCAACTGCCTAATGGCGAACTCCTGCAACTGAAAAATTCACCATCGCAAGATGCGATCGCACTTCAGGGAGGCAACGACACGGTTATCGATAACGACGAAAGTCGCCTTTACTTCGGCAACGTAGGTATAGACCAACTCAACGGCAACGGTGGTTCCGATAGTCTTGTCGCTGGTAAAGACAACGACAGCGTAGAAGGAGGCAGTGGCGATGACTTCCTGTTTGGCAATGTAGGCAACGATATTGTCAGCGGTGGCATAGGCAACGACTTACTACACGGCGGTCAAAACGAAGATGAACTCAACGGCGGCGATGGTAACGATACCCTCCACGGCGATATCGGATTTGATACACTCACCGGTGAAGGCGGTAGCGATGAATTTGCTTTGTCACTTCAGTCGGGAACCGACACCATCACCGATTTTGAATCTGGTACCGACAAAATTTCGCTACCAGACGGCGTATCCTTCAGCGACCTACAGGTGGCTGCTGCTGGGGAAGATACAACCATTTCCCTTGCCAATAGCGGTCAACAGCTAGCTGTTTTAAGCAATGTTGACAACTCGGAAATTTCCGTCGATGATTTTGTGAATCCGGAATCTACAGGAAGTCTCAGCCGCGAACCACGAAATCTCCTCAACACCACATCTGTATTGGAGGATGCAAATTATAATTATGATGAGATTGAAAATTTCTTGGAGGTAGAGGGATTTGATACGAGTAGCGATCGCGTGGACGCTTTACTGAACGATCTTCAGTCCTTCACAAACATTTCCAATGTAACGAATTTCGGTTCCATTGACACAGGCGTTGGAGAAAGCAATATTGTCAGTGGTCCAGAAGGAGAAACTCGCTACTATCTTTTTAGCATTCCGGAAAGCAGCGATGTAACAATCCGCCAGCAGGATCTTACTGGTGATTCTTTAATGTCTTTATATGGTGCAAGCATTGACCAACAAGCGGATGGTTCCAATGCTATATCTATTGGAAATCAGAGTGTAACGTTGGATGAAATTGGAAATGTAGCTTTAAGCGTGGGTTCTCCTGGTCGGGAGGCAGCCATTGAATATAAAGACAATGCTGTCATTAGCGAGTCTCTCGATAGCGGCATTTATGGGTTGCGCGTAATCCCCCATAGCAACGATGACGTGGCTCTGTACAACTTGTCAATCACTCGTGGTTAATTTCCACAAAACCGGCGATTAGTTAGTTGTGCAAAAATCGATTATCAATTTTTCATCTTCTCCCATCCTGGTTGTTGCCTGACAGCCAGGATTTTTTGGTTTTGCAGCTATGAAAACTTTTGTGGTTTAATAGAAACAACCAGCCATACTATCTTCCCAATAGCTTATCCCGTAACGTTTGAATGCGATCGCGTAACTCAGCCGCCTTCTCAAACGCCAAATCCTGCGCCGCCGTATTCATTTGTTCCTGCAACTGGTCGATAAGATTGGGAATCTCCTCCAACGGAACCTCATCCGTCTCCGCTGGAGAAACCTCCTCCGAACCTTGCTGCAAGCGACGGCTAACTTCCAAAAACGCCA
This window encodes:
- a CDS encoding calcium-binding protein, with product MVLDVIISGASGYDEALATNGNDSIIFDPSSNTQHSQLQSSPLADAILLLGGDDEVLDGNEGRLYYGNMGSDRMSGRGGSDTLVGGQDFDFLHGNEGNDFLFGNTGQDLLRGYTGNDLIRGGQDDDSLRGGDGDDTLYGDLGFDTLTGNAGSDVLIGGSNYDVFTLSDESGSDIIADFEDGIDQIELPENISISDVEIVPLENGSTGIFLASSGELLAAINGVASSAISGDDFIGEVSTTPTSPGIANPTQVVDVSIGDGSMGFISDSYDFEGSVGVSNPADYYRLNIASTDSLLAADGAQVNIELDDGQIPNGLNLPEKDLDYAVFADFNGDGNFTNDEIVDSSRDIDDRGSDIDIGGLKFAPGSYLLQIFPDSRFFENSDGDISYDLSLNSASLLTPPNGLVEIVA
- a CDS encoding calcium-binding protein, with amino-acid sequence MVLDITTGGPEGFDTALATDASNTITFNQLPNGELLQLKNSPSQDAIALQGGNDTVIDNDESRLYFGNVGIDQLNGNGGSDSLVAGKDNDSVEGGSGDDFLFGNVGNDIVSGGIGNDLLHGGQNEDELNGGDGNDTLHGDIGFDTLTGEGGSDEFALSLQSGTDTITDFESGTDKISLPDGVSFSDLQVAAAGEDTTISLANSGQQLAVLSNVDNSEISVDDFVNPESTGSLSREPRNLLNTTSVLEDANYNYDEIENFLEVEGFDTSSDRVDALLNDLQSFTNISNVTNFGSIDTGVGESNIVSGPEGETRYYLFSIPESSDVTIRQQDLTGDSLMSLYGASIDQQADGSNAISIGNQSVTLDEIGNVALSVGSPGREAAIEYKDNAVISESLDSGIYGLRVIPHSNDDVALYNLSITRG